A genomic stretch from Xiphophorus maculatus strain JP 163 A chromosome 16, X_maculatus-5.0-male, whole genome shotgun sequence includes:
- the LOC102223380 gene encoding cytohesin-1 isoform X1, with amino-acid sequence MGTVSELCVSSLQTFLCPAVKTPPVPDDLTPAEQQELENIRRRKQELLEDIQRLKDEIAEVTSEIENLGSTEERKNMQRNKQVAMGRKKFNMDPKKGIQFLIENDLLKNTSDNIAQFLYKGEGLNKTAIGDYLGERDDFNIQVLHAFVELHEFTDLNLVQALRQFLWSFRLPGEAQKIDRMMEAFAQRYCQCNPGVFQSTDTCYILSFAIIMLNTSLHNPNVKDKPTVERFISMNRGINDGGDLPEDLLRNLYDSIKNEPFKIPEDDGNDLTHTFFNPDREGWLLKLGGRVKTWKRRWFILTDNCLYYFEYTTDKEPRGIIPLENLSIREVEDKKPHCFELFIPDNKDQVIKACKTEADGRVVEGNHTFYRISAPTAEEKDEWMNSIKAAISRDPFYEMLAARKKKVSSIKRH; translated from the exons TTCCAGACGATCTCACCCCGGCGGAGCAGCAGGAGCTGGAGAATATCCGCCGGCGAAAGCAAGAGCTGTTGGAGGACATTCAG cgGCTGAAGGATGAGATAGCAGAAGTGACCAGTGAGATTGAGAATCTCGGCTCCACTGaagagag GAAAAATATGCAGAGGAACAAACAGGTGGCCATGGGCCGAAAGAAATTCAACATGGACCCCAAAAAG GGGATCCAATTCCTGATTGAGAATGACTTGCTGAAGAATACCAGCGACAACATTGCTCAGTTCCTCTACAAAGGCGAGGGTCTGAACAAAACGGCCATCGGAGATTATCTGGGAGAGAG AGATGATTTCAATATCCAAGTCCTCCATGCTTTTGTGGAGCTTCATGAGTTCACAGACCTCAACCTGGTTCAGGCCCTGAG GCAGTTCCTGTGGAGTTTTCGTCTGCCGGGAGAAGCCCAGAAGATCGACCGTATGATGGAAGCCTTCGCTCAGCGCTACTGCCAGTGCAACCCTGGTGTTTTCCAATCCACAG ATACGTGCTACATCCTTTCGTTTGCCATCATTATGCTGAACACCAGCCTTCACAACCCCAACGTGAAGGACAAGCCGACCGTGGAGCGTTTCATCTCTATGAACAGAGGCATTAATGACGGAGGAGACCTACCTGAAGACCTGCTCAGG AATCTATACGACAGCATAAAGAATGAACCTTTCAAAATTCCCGAGGATGACGGCAATGacctcacacacactttcttcAACCCAGACAGAGAAGGCTGGCTGCTGAAGCTGG GAGGCCGTGTTAAAACTTGGAAGAGAAGATGGTTCATTCTCACAGACAACTGTCTTTATTACTTTGAGTACACCACA gacaAAGAGCCCAGAGGGATCATCCCGTTGGAGAATCTGAGCATCAGGGAAGTTGAGGATAAGAAGCCA CATTGCTTTGAACTTTTCATCCCTGACAACAAAGATCAGGTAATAAAAGCTTGCAAAACTGAGGCGGATGGTCGCGTTGTCGAGGGCAATCACACCTTCTATCGCATCTCTGCCCCCACTGCAGAGGAgaaagatgaatggatgaacagCATAAA AGCTGCTATTAGCAGGGACCCCTTTTATGAAATGCTTGCAGCCAGGAAGAAGAAAGTGTCGTCAATTAAGAGACACTGA
- the LOC102223380 gene encoding cytohesin-1 isoform X4 gives MQRNKQVAMGRKKFNMDPKKGIQFLIENDLLKNTSDNIAQFLYKGEGLNKTAIGDYLGERDDFNIQVLHAFVELHEFTDLNLVQALRQFLWSFRLPGEAQKIDRMMEAFAQRYCQCNPGVFQSTDTCYILSFAIIMLNTSLHNPNVKDKPTVERFISMNRGINDGGDLPEDLLRNLYDSIKNEPFKIPEDDGNDLTHTFFNPDREGWLLKLGGGRVKTWKRRWFILTDNCLYYFEYTTDKEPRGIIPLENLSIREVEDKKPHCFELFIPDNKDQVIKACKTEADGRVVEGNHTFYRISAPTAEEKDEWMNSIKAAISRDPFYEMLAARKKKVSSIKRH, from the exons ATGCAGAGGAACAAACAGGTGGCCATGGGCCGAAAGAAATTCAACATGGACCCCAAAAAG GGGATCCAATTCCTGATTGAGAATGACTTGCTGAAGAATACCAGCGACAACATTGCTCAGTTCCTCTACAAAGGCGAGGGTCTGAACAAAACGGCCATCGGAGATTATCTGGGAGAGAG AGATGATTTCAATATCCAAGTCCTCCATGCTTTTGTGGAGCTTCATGAGTTCACAGACCTCAACCTGGTTCAGGCCCTGAG GCAGTTCCTGTGGAGTTTTCGTCTGCCGGGAGAAGCCCAGAAGATCGACCGTATGATGGAAGCCTTCGCTCAGCGCTACTGCCAGTGCAACCCTGGTGTTTTCCAATCCACAG ATACGTGCTACATCCTTTCGTTTGCCATCATTATGCTGAACACCAGCCTTCACAACCCCAACGTGAAGGACAAGCCGACCGTGGAGCGTTTCATCTCTATGAACAGAGGCATTAATGACGGAGGAGACCTACCTGAAGACCTGCTCAGG AATCTATACGACAGCATAAAGAATGAACCTTTCAAAATTCCCGAGGATGACGGCAATGacctcacacacactttcttcAACCCAGACAGAGAAGGCTGGCTGCTGAAGCTGGG AGGAGGCCGTGTTAAAACTTGGAAGAGAAGATGGTTCATTCTCACAGACAACTGTCTTTATTACTTTGAGTACACCACA gacaAAGAGCCCAGAGGGATCATCCCGTTGGAGAATCTGAGCATCAGGGAAGTTGAGGATAAGAAGCCA CATTGCTTTGAACTTTTCATCCCTGACAACAAAGATCAGGTAATAAAAGCTTGCAAAACTGAGGCGGATGGTCGCGTTGTCGAGGGCAATCACACCTTCTATCGCATCTCTGCCCCCACTGCAGAGGAgaaagatgaatggatgaacagCATAAA AGCTGCTATTAGCAGGGACCCCTTTTATGAAATGCTTGCAGCCAGGAAGAAGAAAGTGTCGTCAATTAAGAGACACTGA
- the LOC102223380 gene encoding cytohesin-1 isoform X3, producing MEGESHVPDDLTPAEQQELENIRRRKQELLEDIQRLKDEIAEVTSEIENLGSTEERKNMQRNKQVAMGRKKFNMDPKKGIQFLIENDLLKNTSDNIAQFLYKGEGLNKTAIGDYLGERDDFNIQVLHAFVELHEFTDLNLVQALRQFLWSFRLPGEAQKIDRMMEAFAQRYCQCNPGVFQSTDTCYILSFAIIMLNTSLHNPNVKDKPTVERFISMNRGINDGGDLPEDLLRNLYDSIKNEPFKIPEDDGNDLTHTFFNPDREGWLLKLGGGRVKTWKRRWFILTDNCLYYFEYTTDKEPRGIIPLENLSIREVEDKKPHCFELFIPDNKDQVIKACKTEADGRVVEGNHTFYRISAPTAEEKDEWMNSIKAAISRDPFYEMLAARKKKVSSIKRH from the exons TTCCAGACGATCTCACCCCGGCGGAGCAGCAGGAGCTGGAGAATATCCGCCGGCGAAAGCAAGAGCTGTTGGAGGACATTCAG cgGCTGAAGGATGAGATAGCAGAAGTGACCAGTGAGATTGAGAATCTCGGCTCCACTGaagagag GAAAAATATGCAGAGGAACAAACAGGTGGCCATGGGCCGAAAGAAATTCAACATGGACCCCAAAAAG GGGATCCAATTCCTGATTGAGAATGACTTGCTGAAGAATACCAGCGACAACATTGCTCAGTTCCTCTACAAAGGCGAGGGTCTGAACAAAACGGCCATCGGAGATTATCTGGGAGAGAG AGATGATTTCAATATCCAAGTCCTCCATGCTTTTGTGGAGCTTCATGAGTTCACAGACCTCAACCTGGTTCAGGCCCTGAG GCAGTTCCTGTGGAGTTTTCGTCTGCCGGGAGAAGCCCAGAAGATCGACCGTATGATGGAAGCCTTCGCTCAGCGCTACTGCCAGTGCAACCCTGGTGTTTTCCAATCCACAG ATACGTGCTACATCCTTTCGTTTGCCATCATTATGCTGAACACCAGCCTTCACAACCCCAACGTGAAGGACAAGCCGACCGTGGAGCGTTTCATCTCTATGAACAGAGGCATTAATGACGGAGGAGACCTACCTGAAGACCTGCTCAGG AATCTATACGACAGCATAAAGAATGAACCTTTCAAAATTCCCGAGGATGACGGCAATGacctcacacacactttcttcAACCCAGACAGAGAAGGCTGGCTGCTGAAGCTGGG AGGAGGCCGTGTTAAAACTTGGAAGAGAAGATGGTTCATTCTCACAGACAACTGTCTTTATTACTTTGAGTACACCACA gacaAAGAGCCCAGAGGGATCATCCCGTTGGAGAATCTGAGCATCAGGGAAGTTGAGGATAAGAAGCCA CATTGCTTTGAACTTTTCATCCCTGACAACAAAGATCAGGTAATAAAAGCTTGCAAAACTGAGGCGGATGGTCGCGTTGTCGAGGGCAATCACACCTTCTATCGCATCTCTGCCCCCACTGCAGAGGAgaaagatgaatggatgaacagCATAAA AGCTGCTATTAGCAGGGACCCCTTTTATGAAATGCTTGCAGCCAGGAAGAAGAAAGTGTCGTCAATTAAGAGACACTGA
- the LOC102223380 gene encoding cytohesin-1 isoform X2, protein MVLKSEEGVVPDDLTPAEQQELENIRRRKQELLEDIQRLKDEIAEVTSEIENLGSTEERKNMQRNKQVAMGRKKFNMDPKKGIQFLIENDLLKNTSDNIAQFLYKGEGLNKTAIGDYLGERDDFNIQVLHAFVELHEFTDLNLVQALRQFLWSFRLPGEAQKIDRMMEAFAQRYCQCNPGVFQSTDTCYILSFAIIMLNTSLHNPNVKDKPTVERFISMNRGINDGGDLPEDLLRNLYDSIKNEPFKIPEDDGNDLTHTFFNPDREGWLLKLGGGRVKTWKRRWFILTDNCLYYFEYTTDKEPRGIIPLENLSIREVEDKKPHCFELFIPDNKDQVIKACKTEADGRVVEGNHTFYRISAPTAEEKDEWMNSIKAAISRDPFYEMLAARKKKVSSIKRH, encoded by the exons ATGGTGTTAAAGTCGGAAGAAGGAGTcg TTCCAGACGATCTCACCCCGGCGGAGCAGCAGGAGCTGGAGAATATCCGCCGGCGAAAGCAAGAGCTGTTGGAGGACATTCAG cgGCTGAAGGATGAGATAGCAGAAGTGACCAGTGAGATTGAGAATCTCGGCTCCACTGaagagag GAAAAATATGCAGAGGAACAAACAGGTGGCCATGGGCCGAAAGAAATTCAACATGGACCCCAAAAAG GGGATCCAATTCCTGATTGAGAATGACTTGCTGAAGAATACCAGCGACAACATTGCTCAGTTCCTCTACAAAGGCGAGGGTCTGAACAAAACGGCCATCGGAGATTATCTGGGAGAGAG AGATGATTTCAATATCCAAGTCCTCCATGCTTTTGTGGAGCTTCATGAGTTCACAGACCTCAACCTGGTTCAGGCCCTGAG GCAGTTCCTGTGGAGTTTTCGTCTGCCGGGAGAAGCCCAGAAGATCGACCGTATGATGGAAGCCTTCGCTCAGCGCTACTGCCAGTGCAACCCTGGTGTTTTCCAATCCACAG ATACGTGCTACATCCTTTCGTTTGCCATCATTATGCTGAACACCAGCCTTCACAACCCCAACGTGAAGGACAAGCCGACCGTGGAGCGTTTCATCTCTATGAACAGAGGCATTAATGACGGAGGAGACCTACCTGAAGACCTGCTCAGG AATCTATACGACAGCATAAAGAATGAACCTTTCAAAATTCCCGAGGATGACGGCAATGacctcacacacactttcttcAACCCAGACAGAGAAGGCTGGCTGCTGAAGCTGGG AGGAGGCCGTGTTAAAACTTGGAAGAGAAGATGGTTCATTCTCACAGACAACTGTCTTTATTACTTTGAGTACACCACA gacaAAGAGCCCAGAGGGATCATCCCGTTGGAGAATCTGAGCATCAGGGAAGTTGAGGATAAGAAGCCA CATTGCTTTGAACTTTTCATCCCTGACAACAAAGATCAGGTAATAAAAGCTTGCAAAACTGAGGCGGATGGTCGCGTTGTCGAGGGCAATCACACCTTCTATCGCATCTCTGCCCCCACTGCAGAGGAgaaagatgaatggatgaacagCATAAA AGCTGCTATTAGCAGGGACCCCTTTTATGAAATGCTTGCAGCCAGGAAGAAGAAAGTGTCGTCAATTAAGAGACACTGA